Below is a window of Pelosinus sp. IPA-1 DNA.
CTAAAACCTGGTTTAGGATGTGGATTTTTCTAGAAAATCTTTTCTATTTTCGCCACGCAAATGCCTAGTTGGCTATTTGCGTGGCTTTTTCTATTCAAAAAAGGAGGATCATTATGAAATTATGGCATTATGCTCTCCTAGTTTTCTTTGGAGGCTGCTGTTATGGGATATTGTCGACGTTTGTTAAGTTGGCTTATGCTGCAGGTTTTACAGTGACTGAAGTAACTGGAGGTCAGTATTTTTTCGGAACTGTGCTTACGTGGATCGTTGTTATATTTACGAAAAAGAATAAATTAACTGTTAAACAAACTTCAAAATTGGTTCTATCAGGAATTCCATTTGGATTAACAGGTATATTTTATTATCAATCTCTACAAACTCTAAATGCTTCGCTGGCTATTATTTTTTTATTCCAATTTGTTTGGATTGGCACATTTTTTGAGTGGTTATTCCAGAAGATAAGGCCAACACAAAGAAAACTCATTTCCATCATGATACTTTTGATTGGTTCCATTTTAGTTGCAAATATTCTGTTTCAGGAACGAGTGGCTCTATCATGGCAAGGAACTGTTTGGGGATTGTGTGCTGCATTAACCTTTTCCACGTTCATCTTTTTGAGTAGCTCTGTTGAAAAAGAAACTCCTCCTAGTTTAAAAAGCGCACTTCTTTCTACGGGGGCTGTCATAACCGTCTTTATAATATTCCCACCAACATTTTTGTTTGATTTTAATGTATTAGCGAGATTGATTCCTTACGGATTGGTCCTTGGTGTATTTGGAATTTTTCTTCCGCCTCTCCTGTTCTCCATTGGGATGCCACATGTTGGTTCGGGACTCGGTACCATTATGACAGCATCTGAACTGCCTATGGCCGTTTCAATGTCCTCTTTCGTGTTAGCAGAACATGTGAGCTGGCTTCAGTGGATTGGAGTACTCATTATTTTAGTAGGGATTGTTAATAGCAATATCGGTCGTGTGAGTTCGAAACGGCAATCCTTGAATGTGGATAAAAGAGGTACAGGTCTAGACAAGGGGACGATTTTGGGGGCCACTCTAAACCGTCCCTGAGATTTGTATCTAAATCACTATACCGACAATTGCTCGAAAAAAACGCATAAAAAAACTGGATTTCGTGCATGGCGAAATCCAGTTAAAGAATTTTATCTTTTCAGGCAAATGTAGTGCGGTGGTCAATTACACTTTATGATTTGATTGCCCAACGTAATTTAGCAGAACGGGCACGGCTATTGATATGGCATTCTTCTGCTGACGCCCGAATCGGATCGGGTGCTATTTCACGATAAACGCCTTCACGAAAAAACTGTCTAAAAGATTTTTTAACGCGACGATCTTCCCCTGAGTGAAATGAAAGTATGGCAACGCGTCCCCCGGTCGCCAAAGCATTAGGAAGTTTTTCTAGGAATTCGTCTAGCACATCAAACTCCTTATTGACATCAATTCGCAATGCTTGGAAGGTTCGTTGACAGGATTTTTTAATATCATCTTTGGTGACTTTTTGAACAAATTTCAGAGCATCTGTGATGATATTT
It encodes the following:
- a CDS encoding DMT family transporter, coding for MKLWHYALLVFFGGCCYGILSTFVKLAYAAGFTVTEVTGGQYFFGTVLTWIVVIFTKKNKLTVKQTSKLVLSGIPFGLTGIFYYQSLQTLNASLAIIFLFQFVWIGTFFEWLFQKIRPTQRKLISIMILLIGSILVANILFQERVALSWQGTVWGLCAALTFSTFIFLSSSVEKETPPSLKSALLSTGAVITVFIIFPPTFLFDFNVLARLIPYGLVLGVFGIFLPPLLFSIGMPHVGSGLGTIMTASELPMAVSMSSFVLAEHVSWLQWIGVLIILVGIVNSNIGRVSSKRQSLNVDKRGTGLDKGTILGATLNRP